ACACTGGTTGACGATGTCGAGCCCTATGAACTGATGAAGCTACGCTTTGTACTCGGTTCACACTCGTCCATCGCCTACCTGGCCTGCCTGGCGGGCATCAAGTACGTGCACGATGCCATGGACACTGCCATCGGTGACCTGGTCGCGCAGATGATGGAGCACGAAGCGCAGCCGGTCACCGCCCTACCCCCTGGATTCGATATCGCCGCCTACCGCGCCACGTTGCTGGCGCGCTTCAGCAACGCCGGCATCATGCACCTGGCGGCGCAGATCGCCATGGATGGGTCGCAAAAAGTGCCGATCAGGTTGCTGGGTACGATTCGCGCCTGTATCGAGGCCGGTCAGCCATTCGACCGGCTGGCGCTGGCTGTTGCGGCGTGGATTCGTTACGCCAGCGGCACGGGGCTCAATGGCGAATCATTTGACGTCGATGACCCGATGGCCGCCGAGCTGGCCGCGATTGGCCGCGAGGCGGGTGATGATGACAAGGCACTACTGGATGGATTCCTTGCGGTACCGGCGATTTTCCCGGCAGAGCTGTCGCAGCACCCGGCATTCCGCGATTCCGTGGGACGTTGGCTGTTGGCATTAACTGAGGAAGGCGCGCTGGCGTGCGCGGCGCGCGCTGCCTAGCCTACTGATCCGGGGGCTGCTTTTCTTTTGCTTTGCGCTGCTGCAGGCGCTTGCGATCAGGCACCATGAAGTCACGTAGCCCGTCATCCTCCGGGGTCTTCAGCCAGTCCGGTGGAAATGGCGCGGCCGGAGAGCCTTCACGATTGCGCGAGTGTGCGCCGGGGCCCCACTTCTCGGTGTAAGGGATCACGTGTGCACGGTCATTGTTGGCCAGGCGCTTGAACAACTCCTCGCGCATTCGCACGCGGACATCCAGGAACTGCGGATCCTCGATCAGGTTGTTCATTTCCCGGGGGTCGTTCTCCAGGTCATAGAGTTCTTCGATGTCCCAGACGCCGTGGTACTGGATCAGCTTGAAGCGCTCCGTTCGCAGCGCGAACGTCGTCGGCGTCATCGGGTAATTGAACTCCCAGTAATACTCGTAGAGCAGGTCGTCGCGCCAGTCCGGCAGGCTCTTGCCCTGCGCCAGCGGCAGCATGCTGGCGCCCTCGAACTGCGGCGGCATGGTGTCCACACCGGCGATGTCCAGAACGGTCGGTCCGATATCGATACCGGCGACGATCCTGTCCACGGTGCGGCCCGGCTCATCGATGCCCGGGTAACGCATCAGCATCGGTACACGCATCGACTCCTCGTAGGCATTGCGCTTGTCGATCAGGCCGTGCTCACCGAACATGAAGCCGTTGTCGCCCATCAGGATGACGATGGTGTCGTCGGCAAGATCGTTGCCTTCCAGCCAGTCCTGGATGCGGCCAATGCTGTCGTCGACGGCGGTCAGCGCGCGGTGGTACTGGCGCTTGTACTCCTGCACATCCAGGGTGCTGTGATAGGGAAAATCGACGCCATGCCAGCTATTGCGCTGGTTCTTCACCCACATTGGCTTGCCGCGATAGTTCTCTTCGGTATCCGCCTGGCTGGCCGGCACCGGGATCTCGGCTTCGGCGTAGAGGTTCTCGTAGCGCCTGGGCGGCTTGAAGTCAGCATGTACCGCCTTGTGCGACAGGTAGACGAAAAACGGCTTGTCGTCATCACGCAGGCGCTGCAGCCAGTCGATGGTGTAGTCCGTCAGCTCGTCGGTGATGTAGCCGGTCTGCGGTACGCGCTCGCCGTTGATATTGAAGGTATTGACCTTGCCGTTGCGCTTTACCGGGTAGTAGTGCCCCTGCCCTGCAAAGCTCAGCCAGTGATCGAAACCCGGCTGGGGGCGATCGAGCTCGCCATGCGACGAACCGGCCTCGCCCATGTGCCACTTGCCGAAAAACGCGGTCTGGTACCCCTGCTCTTGCAGGTATTCCGGGAAAAAGCGCGCGCCTGAGCTGACACCGGAGTTGTTATCTACCACGCCGTGGTTATGCATGTACTGCCCGGTGAGGATCGATGCGCGGCTCGGCGAGCAAAGTGACGTGGTCACGAAGGCATTGCGAAAATGCACGCCCTCGGCCGCCATGGCGTCGATGTGCGGCGTCTGCAGGATGGGGTTCAGGAACCCCATTTCATCGTAGCGCTGGTCGTCGGTCAGGATGAAAATGACATTGCGCGGTGCCGCGCTTGCCTCTGCCGTAACGATAAACAGCCCGGCCAGGCACAAGGCAACCTGGAACAGGCGGGGCAGGTCGTGGAACTTCAACGAATCGCTCAGTACCAGCGATTGCCGCCGATGCTCATGTACCCGTGGTCGCCGATGGGCACACCCACATTCAGGCCGACACCGACATTGCCACTGCAGCCAGACAGCGCCAGCGTCGCAATGACCAACAGGCTGGTGCCCAACCATTTGATCCGGTTTTTCATCTGGGATTTCATGGTTATCTCCCTCATTTGTCCAGCGGGCCCAGCGCCAGTACGGCACCGGTCGGGTCGGTGATGATCGCCAGGTTGCCGTCACGCACTTTGGCGGAAGGCGCCATCACAACGTTGCCGCCCAGCGACGCCGCCTTGCTGGCTGCAGACGCCGGGTCGACAACAGCAAAATGGGTCAGCCAGAGCGGTGAAACCTGGTCATTGGGGCGGTCCTGGATACCGGCGCGGGCCACGCCGCCCCGGTTCAGGGTGTGGTACTCACCGCCATTGCGCCACGTGGTCGTGACTTCATAACCCGCCGCTTCCAGATAGAACGCCGACGCAGATACATCGTTGGCAGCCAGCAGCTCATTCCAGGTGACGTCGCCCACATGTTGGGTCGGCGGATCCTGCGGGTCGCCGACATGGCTGTCGAGAAACCCGACCACTGCGCCCTGGGCATCACGGGCCACGGCGGCACGCGCGAAGCTGCCGACTTCGCGGGGGGCAACCACCATGGCGCCGCCCAGCCGGGTCACAGCCGCTGCCGACGCATCGACATCGGGCACGGAGATGTAGCCCAGCCAGCGGGAGTAGTCGACACCGTTGCCGGGGTCTTCAACTTCGATCATGCCGCCCAGGATCCGCCCGCCGGCGCCGACGACCAGTGTGTACGGCCCACCTTCAGGGCGCTGGGTGTCGCGGAAGGACCAGCCGAACAGGCTGCCATAGAATGCTTTGGCCGCGTCGATGTCGTCGGTCACCAGGTCATGCCAAACAAACTTCCCGTGCAGGGGGGCATCGCTTAATGGCGTGTTCTCAAAGACATCTTCGGTCGTTGCGCAGGCCGCCAGGGACAGCGCAACGAAAACGGTAAACAGCTGTTTAATCATCATCTTCCCCCAACGGGTCTGTAACCGTGGATTGCATCCAGTGTATATCACTCCGGTTTCTCGGCGTGGCCGCCGAAAGCATGGCGCATGGCCGACAGCACCTTGCCGGCATACTCGCCTTCATCGCGTGATGAAAACCGGTCGAAAACGGCGGCACTGATCACGTGCAGCGGCACGCCGGCCTCGATGGCTGCCTGCACCGTCCAGCGGCCTTCGCCGGAATCCGATACCCGGCCGGCGAACTTCGACAGCGCCGGGTCGGCGTGCAATGACTGCGCCGTCAGGTCCAGCAGCCACGAACCGACCACGCTGCCGCGGCGCCACAGCTCCGTGACCTTGTCGATTTCAAAATCAAACTGGAAATGTTCCGGTTGGTCCAGCGGCGTGGTTTCCGCATCGCGCTCCCGGCCTTCGTGGCCAATACCACCGTGGGCGAGCAGGTTCAGGCCTTCAGCGTAGGCGGCCATCAGGCCGTACTCAATACCGTTATGAACCATTTTCACGAAGTGCCCGGCACCGGTCGGGCCGCAGTGCAGCCAACCCTGTTCCTCTGGTGTCGGCTCCCCTTTTCGACCCGGGGTTCTCGGCGCCGAATCTGCTCCGGGCGCAAGCGCCTCGAAGACCGGCTGCAACCGCTTCACCACCGCTTTTTTGCCGCCAATCATCAGGCAGTACCCGCGTTCCGCACCCCAGACGCCACCGCTGACGCCACAGTCGACGTAGTGGATGCCGAGCTCCGAAAGCGTGGCCGCGCGCCGGATATCATCCGGATAGTGGCTGTTGCCGCCGTCAATGAGCACATCATCATCGTCGAGTAAGGGGGCCAGCTGTTCGACCAGGCCGTCGACGAACGCGACCGGCACCATCATCCACACATGGCGCGGTGGCGGCAGGGCATCGACCAGTTCGGCAATCGAACTGGCGCCATCGGCACCGTTGGCGGACAGCGCGGCGACGGCTTCATCATTCACGTCGTAGGCCACCACTTCATGGCCGGCGTTAATCAGCCGCTGCGCCATGCTGCCGCCCATGCGGCCCAGCCCGATCATGCCGATGCGCATGGCGTTACTTTGCCGCCCGGGCGTCGTAGACCACCACCCGGTCGACCATCGGTGTGACCATGTCGGCAAATGCGACATGCAGGGGATGCACCTGGTAGGCCGCCTGGCCCGCCTCGTCATCGAAATAGAGAATCTCCGATGCCGACCAGCTGTGGTCGACCACGCCCCGGGCTTCGGTACTGGCCGGCACGCCGACGTGCACCGCGCGGACGGTGGGAATTTCACCCAGGCCCTTGATGCCTTCAAGCAGTTTCTCGAGGTCTTCGGCAGAATCCGGGTTCTTTAACCAGAAGAATACGTGGTGGACCAGGGGATAGTCCGCCACGGTGGCCGCCTGCGCGGATCCACTACCGGTCATGGCAACACCAGCCGCCGCCGCGGTGCCGGCCAGGAACTGCCGCCTTCCGGCGCCGCTCATGGCTGCTCACCCTTAACCCCGGCCAGTTCGGCACGCCGGGCGGCGGCATGGGTACATTCTGCCCGGTTCCCCGGATCACTGAATTGGGCATTGTCGGGCGGCGCAGAAGAACCCGGTGTCGGCGGGTTCATCGCACTGCCATTGACCGGCGCCCGGGACGCGGCGTCCTCACACCAGGTCTGCTCGTATGCCGCGGAGCCGGGCTCGGGGCCAAAATCAAGTGTGGAACAGGCGGATATGGCCAGCGCGGCGGTGGCCACGGCCAGCAATCCGGCGCCACGAAATCCAGTGATTTTCATCTCGACAACTCCTCCAGGAAATCCTGTCACTGCGGCGAGTGTAACCCGATCATGCTGCCCTCGCAGGCGCGGCCGCTCACGGCGACAGGTGACAGATCACGTTGCGCCGGCCTTGATGGTGCCGGTGCTCCCACAGGTAGATACCCTGCCAGGTGCCCAGCGCCAGTTTGCCGCCCATGACCGGAATCGACAGTGATGTGGCGGTCAGTGATGCCTTGATATGCGCCGGCATGTCATCGGGGCCTTCCGCGGTGTGGGTGTAAATCGGATCGTTCTCGGGTACCAGGCGGTTCAGCCACTGTTCCAGGTCGTGGCGGGCGCTGGGATCGTAGTTTTCCTGCACCAGCAGGCTGGCCGAGGTGTGCTGGATGAACAGGTGGCAGACGCCGTCATCAATGCCGGCATCGCGCACCTCAGCGCGTACGGCATCGGTAATGTCCTGAAGCCCCTGGCCCCTGACTTCGACGGTAACGCGTGTCGCCAACCTTCGCTCCCTGGTCTGGTGTGGTCTGGTCAATAGACCCAAATATAATGCACGATGGTCGTCCATGCCGGTAGGGAGTCAGCCATGGTCCAGTCCAAAGCCGCCACACCCGAGCAGTACCTGGAAGAATTGCCGGATGAGCGCCGCAGCATCATGCGCCGCCTGCACGAGGCCATCACCGCCAACCTGCGCGGCGGCTTTGTATCCGTGATGAATTACGGCATGCCTGGCTACGTGGTACCCCACTCGATTTATCCCGACGGCTATCACTGCAACCCAAAACTGCCCCTGCCCTACATGAGCCTGGCCTCGCAAAAGCAGTACATCAGTGTTTACCACATGGGTTTGTACGCCGAATCCGGCGCCCTGGACTGGTTCCTGTCCGAGTACGCCGACCGCGTGGGCGGCAAGCCCGACATGGGCAAATGCTGTATCAGGTTTCGCAAGGCCGACCAGGTGCCCGTGGCGCTCGTTGGTGAACTGGCGGGTCGCTTTACCACGGCCGACTGGATTGCGGCGTACGAGCGAACAATCCGCCGTTAACGCCACCCTGGCGCCGCGGCCACCTTAAAATTGTCGGACTCACCACGGATGCTCTATGCTCTTTAACAGGCATTCCTGAATCCGACCAATAATAATGAGCTCAATGGGCAATCTTCTGATGTACCCGTCTTCTCCGGCCGGGCGCAAACTGGCTGCGTTCGCCTGCCTGCTATCCATGTCCAGCGCCTTCGCTGAATCGCCAGTGGCCGCACTGGGGCGGCTGGAACCGCAGGGTGGCATTGTCCGCATTGCGGCGCCTTCCACGCCGCTGTCACTGGCCGGCTCGGTGCTCTCCAGCCTTGAAGTGGCCGAGGGCGACATGGTCGAGAAAGGCCAGTTGCTGGCTGTCACCGATGCGGAGCCTGCTTTGCAAACTGCGGTGAACACCGCCCGGGCCGAACTGGACCTGCAGGTGCGCGCTGCCGAGGCCGCGGAAAGCCGTGCCGACGAGGCCTGTATCAAGGCTGACGTGGTCGGCCGTGAAGCCGGTCGCCGCGAGCAGTTGCTGGGCAAGCAATTGGCGTCCCAGGAGGAAGTCGAGCAATCACGCGGTCAGGCGACGGCGCTGGCGGCCACCTGCCAGGCGGTCCGTGCCGATGCCCGGGTCGCTGCGGCGGCCATCGAGACCGCACGCGCGCGGCTGGCCCAGCGCGAAGCCGAATGGCGTCGGGCATACGTTTACGCGCCTTTCGCTGGCCGGGTACTGCACATCAGTGCCGAACCCGGCGAGTATGTCGGCACCGAGGGCATCCTTGAACTTGGCCGGGTCGGGCAGATGCTGGCCATCGCCGAAGTACACGAGACCGACATCGGCCGGGTCGCCGTCGACATGCCCGCCCGTGTCGAAAGCGCCGCATTACCCGGGCCACTCACCGGGCGCGTGACGTTTATCCGTCCCAAGGTCATGAAGCAGGATGAGATCGGCACCGACCCCGCGGCGCGCAAGGACGCGCGAATTATCGAGGTTGGCATTGCCCTGGACGATTCCACTGCGGCCGCGGCCCTGACCAATCTCCAGGTCGAAGTGCTGATCAACGGCGAATGAACGCCCCGCTCGGCTGGACCCAGTTGCGCCACCGGCCATTACGCCTGTTGGTCGCGTTGGCGGGGATCGGCTTTGCCGTGTTACTGATCATGATGCAGCTGGGCTTCCGTGCTGCCTTGTTTGACAGCGCCGTTCGTATCCATGAACGGCTCGAATACGACATCGCGCTGTTCTCGCCGGACAGCGTGTTCATCGTGCGCCCGCAGACGTTTTCCATTCGCCGGCTTTACCAGGCCCTGGGCGACGTCGAAGTCGCCGATGTCACACCCGTCCATATCTTTCCGGCGGTCTACAAGAACCCCTGGACCGGCCAGCGCCGCAGTATCAACACGCTCGGGTTCGATACCAACGGCGCCTGGCTGAATACGCCCGGCATCGATGCCGTGCAACCCCTGCTGACCCGCCAGGACGCCGTCGCCATCGACCTGAGCTCGCGGCCTGAGTTCGCACCGCCGGACAGGACGCTGGCCGAGGCACTGGCCGAGTCGGGCACGCTGACCACCGAGGTCAATGACCGCGAAATCGACATCGTCGGCGGTTTCCGGATGGGTACGTCGTTTGGTATCGACGGCAGCCTGGTGACCAGCGTTGAGAACTGGTTGCGGCTGTTTCCCGATCGCGGCCGTGAAGATATCCAGCTGGGGTTGCTGAAGCTCGCACCCGGGGCAGATGCTGACGTGACTCGCGACCGGCTGCGCGAGGCACTGCCGAAAGATGTCCTGGTGATGACCCGGGCCGACTTTATCGCCCGGGAAACGGCGTACTGGAACTCGGCCACGCCGATCGGCTACATCTTTGCTTTCGGCGCCATCATGGGGCTGCTGGTCGGTGCCATCATCGTCTACCAGATCCTGTTTGCCGATGTCAGCGAGCACCTGCCTGAATACGGCACGCTGCGCGCCATCGGCTATTCATCCAGTTTTGTCTCCGGCATTGTCCTGCAGCAGGCCGGCATTCTTGCGGTGCTGGGCTTTGTCCCGGGCATTGCCGCGGCAGCGTGGCTGTATGGCAAGGCCGCTGCGGCCACCAGCCTGCCGCTGGTGGTAACGCCGGAACGTGCCGGACTGGTATTTGCCATGACGCTCGGCATGTGTGCCTTCTCCGCCTGGCTGGCGGTGCGCCGGGTGCGCCGTCTTGACCCTGCTGACGTGTTCTGACGACGCCGATTCGATGCCCCACCCACCCGTAAACATCGAAGCGCTGGGCCATGCCTATGGCAGGGGCGAACTGCGCAAACAGGTTCTTGAAGACATCAGCCTGGAAATCCCCGAAGGTGAAATCGTCATCGTCACCGGGCCGTCCGGGTCGGGCAAAACCACGCTGCTGACCCTGGTTGGCGCGCTGCGCTCGGCGCAACAGGGCAGCCTGAAGGTGCTGGGCGAAGAGTTGCGCGATGCCCGGCCGGCGACGCTGGAACGGGTACGCCGCCGCATCGGCTTCATTTTCCAGCAGCACAACCTGCTGGCGGCCCTGACCGCGGTGCAGAACGTCGAGCTGGGGGCGCGGGTGAGCGGTACACGTTCTGCCGGTGAGCGCACCAAGGCCGCCCGGGCCATGCTCGAACAGGTCGGTATGGCGGCGCACCTTCACCACCGCCCCGACGCCCTGTCCGGCGGCCAGCGCCAGCGCGTCGCCATTGCCCGGGCGCTGGTCGGGCGCCCCGCCATGTTGCTGGCCGACGAGCCGACCGCCTCGCTCGACAGCCATTCAGGACGCGAGGTTGTCGACCTGATGCAACAGCTGGCGCGCGAGGAAGGCACCACTATTTTGCTGGTGACCCACGACAACCGGATTCTGGATATCGCCGACCGCATCGTCCACCTGGAAGACGGCCGGTTACAGACCTATACCGAGTCGGTGATCGCCGAGAACCGGCGAATGATGGATACCCTGGCGCACAACATGAACCGGCGTGACATGGATGCGGTCATTGAAGGGCTCGATGAGCGCGGCTTCCGGAATCTGCTGGAAAACATCACCGCCGAATCGCAGCAGTTTATCGACGCCACTGCCCGGGCCGGTGACCGCGCCTATGCCAGCCTGTTACGGCGCGGCCTGTTTGCCTTCACCCGCAAGCTCGCCGCCATGCTCAACGCCGATCGCGCGTCACTGTTCCTGGTCGAAGGCGACCTCCTGCGCCTGGTAGTGGCCGACAACCTGGACCAGCTGGGCACGGTCACCGTGCCGGTCGGCAAGGGTATCGTCGGCGCGGTGGCGGCGTCCGGTAATGCCATTCGCGTGGCCGATGCGTACGAAGATCAGCGTTTTAACCGCGAGATTGACCGCCAGACCGGCTACCGCACCCGCTCCATTCTCAGCCTGCCGGTCCGTGACCATGAAGGCAACGTATTTGCGGTCGCGCAACTGCTCAACCGCCGCGACGGCGCACCCTTTGACGCGAACGACGAAGATCGCTTCAGCGAGTTCATGGCCTCTATCGGCGTCATCTTCGAGTCGTTTAAACTGCTCAGCGACACGACCGGCACCACGGAAGGATTCCGATCATGAGTCAGATTGACCGACGGGTCAGGGAAATCATCGAGGGCTATTTCGGCCCGAATGTAGACGACGCCGTCTATGCCGCGCTCAAGCCCTGGGACCTGAAAGGCGGTGATTGGCTCTTCCACAAGGGTGACACCGGCGACGCACTGTATTTCCTTGTCCGGGGCAGGCTTCAGGCCTATGCCGGGGAGTCAGCGGACGACTCCACGCGGTTCATTGGTGAGGTCCGGCCCGGCCAAAGCGTTGGCGAGGCCGGCCTGCTCACCGGACAACCACGCAGCGCCGGTATCCGCGCCAGCCGTGACAGCCTGCTGATCCGCCTGGAAAAAGCCGATTTCGAGCGCCTGGCGGGTGAACACCCGGGCATGGTCATGAAACTGGCCGCCCACGTCGCCCGCCTGATGCAACAGAACCTGGCCGGCCAGCAACAGCGCGGTGGTGGCTTCAGCACCGTCACCCTGCTGACGATCCATGACAGCCGTCGCGCCCGGAATGCTGCCGAACAACTGGCCCGCCGCCTGGCTGACGAGAACGGCGCGTTATGGCTGCGTACTGACCGCCTGGACGAGTTGGGTGCGCCCACCGGGGCATCGGTCGAACCCATGGAGTTGCCGGAGCGCCTGAAGCAATGGCTGGCTGACCAGGAGAACGAACACCCGCTGGTGGTCTACCAGTGCGGCCCCGGCGACAGCGCCTGGACCCGGTTCGCGGTCCGCCAGGCGGACATCGTCATGGCGGTGGCGGATACAGCAGAAGCGAGCGAACTTGCACCGATCGAAGACCGGCTCGCACAGGCCGGTGTTAATGCGCCAGCCGCACAGGCGCTGGCGCTGGTGCGCCCCGCAGGTACCGACATTGGCGGCACCGCCAGCTGGATCGGGAACCGGCCGGTCGATTTCCACCTGCACCTGGGCGAAGACGGCGACGCCGACCTGGCACGAATCACCCGTGTACTTTCCGGCCGCGCGGTGGGGCTGGTACTCGGTGCCGGTGCCGTGCGTGGATTGTCCGAACTGGGCGTTTACAAGGCGATGGTTGAGGCCGGTGTGCCGGTCGACTGGGTTGGGGGCAGCAGCATCGGCTCCATCGTCGGCGCCGCCATTGCCCATGGCTGGGATCCGGACAAGGCGATCGACGTGGCCCGCGAGGCCTTCGTCAAGGGCCGTCCGTTTTCCGACTACACGCTGCCGCTGGTGTCACTGATCCGCGGCAAGCGCATGACCCGGCTGCTGGAATCCCTGGTCGATGCGGATATCGAAGACCTGCCGCTGCCCTACTTCTGTGTGTCCAGCAAACTCGACCGGGGCGAGGTCCACGTCCACCGTCGCGGCTCCCTGGTCAGCGCCATCCGCGCCAGCGCCGCGCTGCCCGGTGTGTTGCCGCCGGCCGTCGTGGACTCGGAGCTGGTGGTCGACGGCGCCGTGCTGAACAATCTGCCGGTGGATGTCATGGAGCGATTTCCCGTGGGTACGATCATCGCGATCGATGTGTCTTCACGGCATGTCCGCCAGGTGGATTACGGCGAGACCCCATCGTCCTGGGCCATCCTGCGCAGCCGCTTGCTGCCTTTCACCCGTCGCCAGCGCGTGCCGGGACTGGCGACGCTGATCATGCGTTCCACCGAAATCGGCACGTTGCTGCAATCCAGGGCCCACGGCGAACGCGCCGACCTGCTGATCAACCCGCCGGTGCGCCAGTTCGGCCTGACCGATGTCAGCGCCTACGACCAGGTGGTCGAGGCGGGCTACCAGCACGCGCGCGAAATCTTTGCTAACTGGACACAGCCATGAACCGACGCGGCCTGGCATTGCTCCTGGTGGTTGTCTTACTGGCCGCCTGCTCACCGACGGAACCGTTCCTGCACAGCGTTGAGGGCACGGCCCGTCCCTGGACCCACGAACAGTTCGATGACCCTGGCCAACGGGTCACCTTCGCCCTGGTTTCGGACCTGACCGGGGGTGAGCGCCCAGGTGTGTTCGCGGCTGCCGTCGAACAGCTGAACCTGCTGGCCCCGGAACTGGTGCTCAACGTCGGCGACCTGATCGAAGGCGAAACCACGGACACCGCGATGCTGGCCGCTGATTGGGACGCGTTTGATGAACGCGCGGAACGCAGCCATGCGCCGGTGTTCCGTGTCGGCGGCAACCACGACCTCAGCCACCCGGCATCGTGGTCGGTATGGGAACAGCGCCACGGCCCACGCTATTACCATTTCGTCTACCGCGACCTGCTGTTTTTGGTGCTGGACACCGAGGACAATACGCCGGAGCGGCAGATGGAGATCGAGCAGGTGCGCGAGAACAGCATGGTGCTGATCCGCGAAAAAGGCTGGGGCGCTTTCGACCAGACCGAGTACAGCCGGCTGGAGGAACGGATTTCCGGCCGCATC
The sequence above is drawn from the Marinihelvus fidelis genome and encodes:
- a CDS encoding secondary thiamine-phosphate synthase enzyme YjbQ encodes the protein MATRVTVEVRGQGLQDITDAVRAEVRDAGIDDGVCHLFIQHTSASLLVQENYDPSARHDLEQWLNRLVPENDPIYTHTAEGPDDMPAHIKASLTATSLSIPVMGGKLALGTWQGIYLWEHRHHQGRRNVICHLSP
- a CDS encoding efflux RND transporter periplasmic adaptor subunit: MGNLLMYPSSPAGRKLAAFACLLSMSSAFAESPVAALGRLEPQGGIVRIAAPSTPLSLAGSVLSSLEVAEGDMVEKGQLLAVTDAEPALQTAVNTARAELDLQVRAAEAAESRADEACIKADVVGREAGRREQLLGKQLASQEEVEQSRGQATALAATCQAVRADARVAAAAIETARARLAQREAEWRRAYVYAPFAGRVLHISAEPGEYVGTEGILELGRVGQMLAIAEVHETDIGRVAVDMPARVESAALPGPLTGRVTFIRPKVMKQDEIGTDPAARKDARIIEVGIALDDSTAAAALTNLQVEVLINGE
- a CDS encoding DUF1801 domain-containing protein, encoding MVQSKAATPEQYLEELPDERRSIMRRLHEAITANLRGGFVSVMNYGMPGYVVPHSIYPDGYHCNPKLPLPYMSLASQKQYISVYHMGLYAESGALDWFLSEYADRVGGKPDMGKCCIRFRKADQVPVALVGELAGRFTTADWIAAYERTIRR
- a CDS encoding sulfatase family protein codes for the protein MKFHDLPRLFQVALCLAGLFIVTAEASAAPRNVIFILTDDQRYDEMGFLNPILQTPHIDAMAAEGVHFRNAFVTTSLCSPSRASILTGQYMHNHGVVDNNSGVSSGARFFPEYLQEQGYQTAFFGKWHMGEAGSSHGELDRPQPGFDHWLSFAGQGHYYPVKRNGKVNTFNINGERVPQTGYITDELTDYTIDWLQRLRDDDKPFFVYLSHKAVHADFKPPRRYENLYAEAEIPVPASQADTEENYRGKPMWVKNQRNSWHGVDFPYHSTLDVQEYKRQYHRALTAVDDSIGRIQDWLEGNDLADDTIVILMGDNGFMFGEHGLIDKRNAYEESMRVPMLMRYPGIDEPGRTVDRIVAGIDIGPTVLDIAGVDTMPPQFEGASMLPLAQGKSLPDWRDDLLYEYYWEFNYPMTPTTFALRTERFKLIQYHGVWDIEELYDLENDPREMNNLIEDPQFLDVRVRMREELFKRLANNDRAHVIPYTEKWGPGAHSRNREGSPAAPFPPDWLKTPEDDGLRDFMVPDRKRLQQRKAKEKQPPDQ
- a CDS encoding Dabb family protein produces the protein MSGAGRRQFLAGTAAAAGVAMTGSGSAQAATVADYPLVHHVFFWLKNPDSAEDLEKLLEGIKGLGEIPTVRAVHVGVPASTEARGVVDHSWSASEILYFDDEAGQAAYQVHPLHVAFADMVTPMVDRVVVYDARAAK
- a CDS encoding ATP-binding cassette domain-containing protein; protein product: MTLLTCSDDADSMPHPPVNIEALGHAYGRGELRKQVLEDISLEIPEGEIVIVTGPSGSGKTTLLTLVGALRSAQQGSLKVLGEELRDARPATLERVRRRIGFIFQQHNLLAALTAVQNVELGARVSGTRSAGERTKAARAMLEQVGMAAHLHHRPDALSGGQRQRVAIARALVGRPAMLLADEPTASLDSHSGREVVDLMQQLAREEGTTILLVTHDNRILDIADRIVHLEDGRLQTYTESVIAENRRMMDTLAHNMNRRDMDAVIEGLDERGFRNLLENITAESQQFIDATARAGDRAYASLLRRGLFAFTRKLAAMLNADRASLFLVEGDLLRLVVADNLDQLGTVTVPVGKGIVGAVAASGNAIRVADAYEDQRFNREIDRQTGYRTRSILSLPVRDHEGNVFAVAQLLNRRDGAPFDANDEDRFSEFMASIGVIFESFKLLSDTTGTTEGFRS
- the gnd gene encoding phosphogluconate dehydrogenase (NAD(+)-dependent, decarboxylating); its protein translation is MTRRARRPTRCIPCMSHLPTWSHRWSTGWWSTTPGRQSNAMRIGMIGLGRMGGSMAQRLINAGHEVVAYDVNDEAVAALSANGADGASSIAELVDALPPPRHVWMMVPVAFVDGLVEQLAPLLDDDDVLIDGGNSHYPDDIRRAATLSELGIHYVDCGVSGGVWGAERGYCLMIGGKKAVVKRLQPVFEALAPGADSAPRTPGRKGEPTPEEQGWLHCGPTGAGHFVKMVHNGIEYGLMAAYAEGLNLLAHGGIGHEGRERDAETTPLDQPEHFQFDFEIDKVTELWRRGSVVGSWLLDLTAQSLHADPALSKFAGRVSDSGEGRWTVQAAIEAGVPLHVISAAVFDRFSSRDEGEYAGKVLSAMRHAFGGHAEKPE
- a CDS encoding VOC family protein; the encoded protein is MIKQLFTVFVALSLAACATTEDVFENTPLSDAPLHGKFVWHDLVTDDIDAAKAFYGSLFGWSFRDTQRPEGGPYTLVVGAGGRILGGMIEVEDPGNGVDYSRWLGYISVPDVDASAAAVTRLGGAMVVAPREVGSFARAAVARDAQGAVVGFLDSHVGDPQDPPTQHVGDVTWNELLAANDVSASAFYLEAAGYEVTTTWRNGGEYHTLNRGGVARAGIQDRPNDQVSPLWLTHFAVVDPASAASKAASLGGNVVMAPSAKVRDGNLAIITDPTGAVLALGPLDK
- the devC gene encoding ABC transporter permease DevC, which translates into the protein MNAPLGWTQLRHRPLRLLVALAGIGFAVLLIMMQLGFRAALFDSAVRIHERLEYDIALFSPDSVFIVRPQTFSIRRLYQALGDVEVADVTPVHIFPAVYKNPWTGQRRSINTLGFDTNGAWLNTPGIDAVQPLLTRQDAVAIDLSSRPEFAPPDRTLAEALAESGTLTTEVNDREIDIVGGFRMGTSFGIDGSLVTSVENWLRLFPDRGREDIQLGLLKLAPGADADVTRDRLREALPKDVLVMTRADFIARETAYWNSATPIGYIFAFGAIMGLLVGAIIVYQILFADVSEHLPEYGTLRAIGYSSSFVSGIVLQQAGILAVLGFVPGIAAAAWLYGKAAAATSLPLVVTPERAGLVFAMTLGMCAFSAWLAVRRVRRLDPADVF